A stretch of Brachyhypopomus gauderio isolate BG-103 chromosome 3, BGAUD_0.2, whole genome shotgun sequence DNA encodes these proteins:
- the plekhs1.4 gene encoding uncharacterized protein plekhs1.4 gives MLSKVWGFPLSSECMNTSVLEKHLNSTITSQTSSDITIQAFHISSYHFLILVLRVVSSVGLLQQPSTYTQLSTVQQSCQMAKCDSIVVDTSGKWEELCAGYLYKSPPARHYKSQKSWKRRFFLLFKTSEATCWLKYFADEEMKRSEALGTIDLSQVSLMCLCPETHSMWKWIHANFRCSPSCVLFMKVVDREYFLIAESSCDTDRWFRALFDALNSRPHRLLEKEFGGIRDIGAPPCSLDTNQRVEWKHTEEESIYAWPRSTQRRQNMDKDHMDKYKVQ, from the exons ATGCTGTCTAAGGTGTGGGGGTTTCCGCTGAGCTCTGAGTGCATGAACACATCGGTCCTGGAGAAGCACTTGAACTCAACTATTACCAGCCAAACCTCTTCTGACATCACCATTCAGGCTTTCCACATATCCTCATACCACTTCCTCATCCTTGTCTTGCGTGTTGTCAGTAGTGTTGGACTCCTGCAGCAG CCGTCCACGTACACACAGCTCTCAACAGTTCAGCAGAGCTGCCAAATGGCCAAAT GCGACAGTATTGTGGTCGACACAAGTGGAAAGTGGGAGGAGTTATGTGCTGGTTACCTTTACAAGTCTCCACCTGCAAGACATTACAAGTCCCAG AAGTCGTGGAAGAGGAGGTTTTTCCTTCTGTTCAAGACCAGTGAAGCCACGTGCTGGCTAAAATATTTTGCGGATGAAGAAATGAAGAGGAGTGAAGCTCTGGGAACCATAGACCTGTCTCA AGTCTCCCTAATGTGTCTGTGCCCTGAGACACACTCCATGTGGAAATGGATTCACGCAAACTTCCGGTGCTCTCCGTCCTGTGTGCTTTTCATGAAAGTGGTGGACAGAGAATATTTTCTCATTGCAGAAAGCAG CTGTGACACAGACAGGTGGTTCAGAGCTTTATTTGATGCTCTGAATAGTCGTCCACACAGGCTGCTTGAAAAG GAATTTGGAGGAATTAGAGATATAGGAGCACCTCCATGTTCATTAGACACAAACCAG AGAGTTGAATGGaaacacacagaggaagagTCCATCTATGCCTGGCCAAGAAGCACACAGAGAAGACAAAATATGGACAAAGACCACATGGACAAGTACAAG GTACAATGA
- the dclre1a gene encoding DNA cross-link repair 1A protein: MSQGSSENDIWEYKSLKRKKRRNKSPNTDEHGTKIQRHAKQSSPKTSDGVTKFSKTRSSVQTDTTETSYSRNVPNKPVQAQDSVTHQINHGASSEGDPEKDLKTEEYCPVCQMPFSVLLVQSQRWHVAECLDTPGETNEECPNGLLCSSSIPSHYKRFSHSLLAHSRAINGPVNLPSTLDHTARLHLEEKAVTGDSTNSSKDTSLDSAVNLSSVSSQSASPAQGSRVLHTPVRTNALLLLRSPAPEDIKKKKGWSPSTKVSTSKKLSFRISTPVKAGNVGHAVQVGEIKEEPCVLNDDDDYISYSPLSELPAEVEGSQANKEWFASTEGVCKEEENDERDSLILFNDTVMSDDELFSDVLDQYETETSSQGDPLLKESAHTCDQLRPSEHLVNSRAAAGVLSQFSSPVRPSAENHLEKNGDGSSAETQLQSSQSLVLERLRERISKPAHFSHFGSDGADVSCAYKKQETHETAMSSSQTQAFPACSGKGQSRSGASGLKQTDIGVFFGLKPLKEKATEKAGTEDKSWGNFAPGKSREGAGGNAKRQGRRQRKSTAPSEVPATAEETEEGAAQPTQAEGGRRVRAGGRKRWNRGRTTDGGSEEPKRCPFYKRIPGTGFAVDAFRYGTIQGITAYFLTHFHSDHYEGLNKNSTFPIYCNKITANLVKRKLRVDEQHIHVLPMNTECTVDGVTVVLMDANHCPGAAMFLFRLPDGQTVLHTGDFRADPSMERYPELQGFRVQTLYLDTTYCSPEYAFPTQQEVITFAANTAFEMVTLNPRTLVVCGTYSVGKEKVFLAISQVLGSKVYVSRDRHATMCCLESEQISQCVTTNQNAARVHVLPMMQINFKNLKAHLNKFSGTYDQLVAFKPTGWTFSQSVGVENIQPQVKDNISIYGVPYSEHSSYLELRRFVQWLRPLKIIPTVNVGSGDNRRFMEQSFSQWQAEVRGLCAETWSTSTGSYTRQ; this comes from the exons ATGTCACAGGGTAGCTCCGAAAATGACATCTGGGAGTACAAGTCTCTTAAAAGGAAGAAAAGACGAAATAAATCACCGAACACCGATGAGCATGGGACAAAAATACAGAGACACGCCAAGCAAAGTAGTCCAAAGACGTCAGACGGAGTCACTAAGTTCAGTAAAACAAGATCTAGTGTGCAGACCGACACAACCGAGACATCGTACAGCAGAAATGTGCCTAACAAACCTGTCCAAGCACAGGACTCGGTGACACACCAAATAAATCATGGTGCATCTTCGGAGGGAGACCCAGAGAAAGACTTGAAGACAGAGGAATACTGTCCTGTCTGTCAAATGCCATTCTCTGTCCTGCTGGTGCAGTCTCAGCGATGGCATGTTGCAGAATGTTTGGATACCCCTGGAGAAACCAATGAAG AATGTCCAAACGGTCTCCTCTGTTCCTCCTCCATTCCAAGTCACTACAAGAGGTTCAGCCACTCTCTGTTAGCTCACAGTCGAGCAATAAACGGGCCGGTCAATTTACCCTCCACACTAGACCACACAGCAAGACTTCATCTGGAGGAAAAGGCTGTTACTGGAGACTCCACAAACTCTAGTAAGGACACCTCTCTGGACAGTGCTGTGAATCTATCATCAGTGTCCAGCCAGAGTGCTTCTCCTGCTCAAGGATCTAGAGTGCTTCATACACCCGTCCGCACCAATGCCTTGCTGCTCTTGAGGTCTCCAGCCCCCGAGGACATTAAGAAAAAGAAAGGCTGGTCCCCTTCCACCAAAGTATCTACATCCAAGAAACTTTCATTTAGGATCTCAACACCAGTTAAAGCTGGAAATGTAGGCCATGCAGTTCAGGTTGGTGAAATAAAAGAGGAGCCCTGTGTTTTaaacgatgatgatgattatatCTCCTACTCTCCTCTTTCTGAGCTGCCTGCTGAAGTGGAAGGGAGCCAAGCGAATAAAGAATGGTTTGCCAGTACTGAAGGAGTGTGCAAGGAAGAGGAGAATGATGAGAGGGATTCACTGATATTATTCAACGATACTGTGATGAGTGATGATGAATTATTCTCTGATGTCTTGGACCAGTATGAAACAGAAACGAGCAGCCAAGGAGATCCGCTCCTTAAGGAGTCTGCACACACCTGTGATCAATTAAGGCCTTCAGAACATTTGGTGAACTCCAGGGCTGCAGCTGGTGTATTGTCTCAGTTCAGTTCTCCTGTTAGACCCTCGGCAGAGAACCATTTAGAGAAAAACGGTGACGGTAGTAGCGCTGAGACTCAGCTACAGTCTTCTCAAAGTTTAGTTCTAGAACGTCTTCGTGAGCGCATATCTAAGCCAGCACATTTCAGCCATTTTGGCTCTGATGGTGCCGATGTTAGCTGTGCTTATAAGAAACAAGAAACGCACGAAACTGCCATGTCTTCTTCCCAGACTCAAGCCTTCCCTGCATGCTCTGGGAAAGGCCAGAGCAGGTCAGGTGCCTCTGGTTTGAAGCAAACGGACATTGGAGTGTTTTTTGGATTGAAGCCATTGAAGGAGAAGGCTACAGAGAAGGCAGGCACGGAAGACAAATCGTGGGGGAACTTTGCTCCGGGGAAGAGTCGTGAAGGCGCTGGGGGGAATGCTAAGAGACAGGGCAGACGTCAGAGGAAGAGCACAGCGCCGTCTGAGGTGCCCGCAACGGCCGAGGAAACCGAAGAAGGGGCTGCACAGCCCACGCAAGCAGAAGGAGGCAGAAGAGtgagggcaggagggaggaagaggtggAACAGGGGAAGAACGACAGATGGAGGATCAGAGGAGCCCAAACGATGCCCGTTTTACAAGAGAATCCCTG GAACCGGCTTCGCTGTGGATGCTTTTCGGTACGGGACCATCCAGGGCATCACGGCCTACTTCCTAACCCACTTTCACTCCGATCATTACGAGGGATTGAACAAGAACTCAACATTCCCCATCTACTGCAATAAA ATAACGGCCAACCTGGTGAAGAGAAAGCTCAGAGTGGACGAGCAGCACATCCACGTGCTGCCGATGAACACCGAGTGTACGGTGGATGGTGTGACGGTTGTCCTCATGGATGCTAATCA CTGTCCAGGGGCGGCCATGTTTCTTTTCCGGCTGCCGGACGGTCAGACCGTTCTGCACACGGGTGACTTCCGGGCAGATCCGTCCATGGAGCGCTACCCAGAGCTGCAGGGCTTCAGGGTTCAGACGCTGTATCTGGACACCAC GTACTGCAGTCCAGAGTATGCCTTTCCTACTCAACAGGAAGTGATAACGTTCGCTGCTAACACAGCCTTTGAGATGGTCACACTCAACCCCCGCACTCTGGTGGTGTGCGGCACCTACTCCGTGGGGAAGGAGAAGGTTTTCTTGG CGATATCTCAGGTGCTGGGCTCTAAGGTGTACGTGTCCAGAGACAGACACGCCACCATGTGCTGTCTGGAGTCTGAGCAGATCTCCCAGTGTGTCACTACCAATCAGAACGCAGCTCGGGTCCACGTGCTACCCATGATGCAAATTAATTTCAAG AATTTAAAAGCACACTTGAATAAGTTTTCGGGGACGTATGACCAGCTGGTAGCTTTCAAGCCCACAGGTTGGACTTTCTCTCAGTCGGTGGGCGTGGAGAACATACAACCTCAAGTCAAAGACAACATCAGTATTTATG GTGTCCCATACAGCGAGCACAGCAGCTACCTGGAGCTGAGGCGCTTTGTGCAGTGGCTGCGTCCGCTGAAGATCATTCCCACGGTGAACGTGGGCAGCGGGGACAACAGGAGGTTCATGGAGCAGAGCTTCAGCCAGTGGCAGGCCGAGGTCAGGGGTCTCTGCGCAGAGACGTGGAGCACCTCCACCGGCTCGTATACGAGACAGTAA
- the LOC143510199 gene encoding pleckstrin homology domain-containing family S member 1-like isoform X1, with the protein MMSHGDKRPSTAQFPQPDEHSQTRRTCTSHVRLHNIQMFGRRNSDVQNAKFYRPPVTVDEVRSGYLFKSPPSYILSKSLKSWKRRYFVLSKAGGNNYELKYFKDETKKDKIVGEINLYEISLLFLHPETHPSWEWIHRNLKCSPSCVLYLRVPDRDYFLIGENSGEMDSWFKAIFEALNSCSSPRVTLEENKKPRSASEPTHVQKFGGNPKETDDHSPSSSIARRSAPESFNILYSHYDYPRSYKAAALPNSPKSEDEDDEEEEQMDVKEVKKDISEETDSSCYMDMGKVMEIARGTPNEGDARLYTELISGDVNYENVFLNSSGNGNSSGLNSQIPPESNTFIPMEICVSQEGLRNGVIFSEEAGKPCVSDCSTIQFSNVFHKGDQILAINDLLTYNLEEVHTYIRRLSKDYVKLTVLRQLGSRPLSECSM; encoded by the exons ATGATGTCACATGGTGACAAAAGGCCAAGCACTGCTCAGTTCCCACAGCCTGATGAACACAGTCAGACACGCAGGACCTGCACCTCTCACGTCAG GCTTCACAATATCCAAATGTTTGGCCGGAGGAATTCAG ATGTTCAAAATGCAAAGTTTTACAGACCACCAGTGACGGTGGATGAGGTGCGGTCTGGTTACCTCTTCAAGTCCCCCCCATCATACATCCTGTCCAAATCCTTG AAATCTTGGAAGCGGAGGTACTTTGTGCTCAGTAAGGCTGGTGGAAACAACTATGAGCTGAAATACTTCAAGGATGAAACTAAGAAAGACAAAATTGTGGGAGAAATCAACTTATATGA GATCTCCTTACTTTTCCTGCACCCAGAAACACACCCTTCTTGGGAATGGATCCACAGGAACCTCAAGTGCTCTCCATCCTGTGTTTTGTACCTCAGAGTTCCAGACAGAGACTATTTCCTCATTGGAGAAAACAG TGGTGAAATGGACAGCTGGTTTAAAGCCATATTTGAAGCCCTGAATTCATGCTCATCGCCCCGGGTCACCCTGGAG gaaaacaaaaaaccaaGGTCAGCATCTGAGCCAACACACGTTCAAAAATTTGGAGGAAACCCAAAA GAAACAGATGATCACAGCCCATCATCATCCATAGCTAGGCGATCTGCTCCAGAGTCCTTCAACATCCTGTACTCGCACTATGATTATCCCAGGAGCTACAAAGCAGCAGCATTACCA AACTCTCCGAAAAGTGAAGATGAGGATgacgaggaggaagagcagaTGGACGTGAAAGAAGTGAAGAAGGATATAAGTGAAGAGACAGACTCCAGCTGCTACATGGACATGGGAAAAGT GATGGAGATTGCAAGAGGAACTCCCAACGAAGGTGACGCGCGCCTTTACACAGA ATTGATCAGCGGAGATGTAAATTATGAGAATGTGTTCCTGAACTCCTCTGGCAATGGGAACTCCTCTGGTCTCAACAGCCAGATTCCTCCAGAGAG caacacattcatccccatGGAGATTTGCGTGAGTCAGGAAGGGCTGAGGAATGGCGTAATCTTCTCGGAGGAAGCCGGTAAACCATG TGTGTCCGACTGCAGCACCATCCAATTCTCCAACGTCTTCCATAAAGGTGACCAAATCTTAGCCATCAACGACCTGCTCACATacaacctggaggaggtgcacACCTACATCAGGAGGCTTAGTAAAGATTAT GTAAAGTTGACTGTCCTGAGACAACTAGGATCCAGGCCCTTAAGTGAATGCAGTATGTAA
- the LOC143510199 gene encoding pleckstrin homology domain-containing family S member 1-like isoform X2 codes for MFGRRNSDVQNAKFYRPPVTVDEVRSGYLFKSPPSYILSKSLKSWKRRYFVLSKAGGNNYELKYFKDETKKDKIVGEINLYEISLLFLHPETHPSWEWIHRNLKCSPSCVLYLRVPDRDYFLIGENSGEMDSWFKAIFEALNSCSSPRVTLEENKKPRSASEPTHVQKFGGNPKETDDHSPSSSIARRSAPESFNILYSHYDYPRSYKAAALPNSPKSEDEDDEEEEQMDVKEVKKDISEETDSSCYMDMGKVMEIARGTPNEGDARLYTELISGDVNYENVFLNSSGNGNSSGLNSQIPPESNTFIPMEICVSQEGLRNGVIFSEEAGKPCVSDCSTIQFSNVFHKGDQILAINDLLTYNLEEVHTYIRRLSKDYVKLTVLRQLGSRPLSECSM; via the exons ATGTTTGGCCGGAGGAATTCAG ATGTTCAAAATGCAAAGTTTTACAGACCACCAGTGACGGTGGATGAGGTGCGGTCTGGTTACCTCTTCAAGTCCCCCCCATCATACATCCTGTCCAAATCCTTG AAATCTTGGAAGCGGAGGTACTTTGTGCTCAGTAAGGCTGGTGGAAACAACTATGAGCTGAAATACTTCAAGGATGAAACTAAGAAAGACAAAATTGTGGGAGAAATCAACTTATATGA GATCTCCTTACTTTTCCTGCACCCAGAAACACACCCTTCTTGGGAATGGATCCACAGGAACCTCAAGTGCTCTCCATCCTGTGTTTTGTACCTCAGAGTTCCAGACAGAGACTATTTCCTCATTGGAGAAAACAG TGGTGAAATGGACAGCTGGTTTAAAGCCATATTTGAAGCCCTGAATTCATGCTCATCGCCCCGGGTCACCCTGGAG gaaaacaaaaaaccaaGGTCAGCATCTGAGCCAACACACGTTCAAAAATTTGGAGGAAACCCAAAA GAAACAGATGATCACAGCCCATCATCATCCATAGCTAGGCGATCTGCTCCAGAGTCCTTCAACATCCTGTACTCGCACTATGATTATCCCAGGAGCTACAAAGCAGCAGCATTACCA AACTCTCCGAAAAGTGAAGATGAGGATgacgaggaggaagagcagaTGGACGTGAAAGAAGTGAAGAAGGATATAAGTGAAGAGACAGACTCCAGCTGCTACATGGACATGGGAAAAGT GATGGAGATTGCAAGAGGAACTCCCAACGAAGGTGACGCGCGCCTTTACACAGA ATTGATCAGCGGAGATGTAAATTATGAGAATGTGTTCCTGAACTCCTCTGGCAATGGGAACTCCTCTGGTCTCAACAGCCAGATTCCTCCAGAGAG caacacattcatccccatGGAGATTTGCGTGAGTCAGGAAGGGCTGAGGAATGGCGTAATCTTCTCGGAGGAAGCCGGTAAACCATG TGTGTCCGACTGCAGCACCATCCAATTCTCCAACGTCTTCCATAAAGGTGACCAAATCTTAGCCATCAACGACCTGCTCACATacaacctggaggaggtgcacACCTACATCAGGAGGCTTAGTAAAGATTAT GTAAAGTTGACTGTCCTGAGACAACTAGGATCCAGGCCCTTAAGTGAATGCAGTATGTAA